One Fictibacillus halophilus genomic window, TCAATACGCTTAGCAAGTTCGATCTCTTCATCTGCTGAAAGTAAGTCTACACGTCCGATCTCTTTTAAATACATACGCACCGGATCGTTGATCTTAACTCCTGGTGGTACGCTTAAGTCATTAAGATCGAATTCTTCTTCCTCTTTTTCCATTTCGAACTTAGGATCTTCTTCGTCTTCTGCATCTTCAGACGCTTCAGCAACTTCAACACCTTGTTCTTCGAGGTATGAATAGAACTCGTCCATTTGATCAGAATCTTGTTCAAAAGGTGCCAGCTTACTTGTGATTTCAGTATATGTTAGCCGTCCTCGCTTTTTACCGGCCTCAACTAATTGTTCTTTAACTTGATCGATGGTTAATTCGCCTTCCGTTCCTTGACGGTTTGGTTTCTCAGCCATTCGATCCCCTCCTTCCAAAACTTCAACCATCCTACATCCCGATTATTTAAGAGATCTTTTCATTCTCATAATTTCTTGGGCAATTTGGGCTGCCAGTTTTATTTCATTCCTTCTTATTGCGTCTTCTTGCTGCTTTTCTTTTTCTTGTATCTCTCGCAATAAAGGATAGCTAGAAATAATACGAATATAATCTGCGAGCTCTATTTCATTCAGCTCTTCACTGATTGTAAGCATCGCCAATTCTGAAGCTAACTTTCTTAATTTGTCATCATCGATACGCTGCATGAACAACCCTACATTGGGTTTATTTCCTTCTTCATAAAAGGCATATAAGTATGCAGCAATCGCATTATGTTCTTCAACATTAAAGCCTGAATCCAACTTTTCTTGAATTAAGAAAGCGGCTTCCTCACTTTTTAACATATGAGCAAGAACAATACGTTCAGCATTCAGATTTCTCGGCAACAATGACTTTTGCAAAAGTGTTTGTATTCTAAAATTATTATCCCGCTTTTTAGGGCCGTTATCCTTAGACCTTTGCAGTTGCTTGAAAGTCTGTGTCTGCTGTTGTTTAAGAGCATCTAATGACAGATTAAATTCAGAAGCGATCTGTCGGAGATAATGATCTCGTTCAACCGCTTTTGGCAGACGAGCAATTTCTTGGATAATCTCTTCGATATAGATCATCCGTTCTCCTTCATCTCGAAGGTTTTTACCGCGTCTGTAATATTGTATTTTAAATGCCATCACAGTTAGGCTAGCCCCTATTATATCTTTTAAAAACGAATCGTTTCCAAATTGCGAAATATAGTCATCGGGGTCCATTCCGTCAGGCATCTGTGAAATTTTCACGGTACAGCCTTGTTTTGTTAAAATTTCTGAAGCTCGAAACGCAGCTTCAACACCTGCTCGGTCAGAGTCATAGCAGATTGTGACAGATTGAACATTTCGTTTCAGAATGGCTGCATGATCCTCCGTTAACGAAGTACCTAATGAAGCAACACCATTTGTAACTCCTGCTCTATAGGCAGCAATTGTATCAACATAACCCTCAAAGATGACAGCATGTTGTTTCTGCCTCATCTCAGCACGTGCAAGGTTTAATCCATAAAGAGTTCTTCCTTTTTGGAAGATCTTCGACTCTGGACTGTTAAGATACTTCGGCTCGTCCTTTCCGTCTAAAACCCGGCCGCCAAAAGCTACAACCGCACCCGTACGATCCCAAATCGGAAACATGACTCGATTTCTAAATCGATCATACGGTTTTCCATCAGATTGTCTCTTTCCAATCAACCCAACTTTTTCAGCGATGTGTAAATCCATTCCTCGCTTTTGGAGAAATTGTGATGCGGTCTCCCAAGAATCTGGGGCAAAACCAATTTGGAACCGCTCTATGGATTCTCTTGTGAATCCCCTTTTCTCCAAATACTCTAATGCTGGCCTTCCTTGTTTTGTGTGAAGTAAGCAGTGATGATACAATTTAGCCAACAACTCATGAATCTCAGTCATCGCTTTTTTCTCGTCAGAGCTTTTTTCGGAGAAGTTTTGCTGATGAATTTGAGGAAGTTCGATGTCACTTTTCTTCCCAAGCTGCGTAACAGCTTCAATAAAAGAGTATCCTTCAATGTTCATCAAAAAAGAAAAAACATTGCCTCCTGCTCCACAACCGAAACAATGGTAAATCTGTTTTTCAGGTGAGACAGAAAAGGATGGCGATTTTTCCCCGTGAAAAGGACATAGACCAAAATAATTTCTGCCTTGTTTCTTAAGAGGTACATAATCGCTGATCACGTCAACTATATCGCTTGATGACCTGACCTTCTCTATTAAATCCTCAGGTATACGTTCCATATTACCACCACAGAATCTCTGTTTCTTTTAGACACTAGATATATATTCGTGGCACAATGTTATTTTCCTTCAACATTCGACAGGATTTCGCAAAAAACTGTGCAGAATCTTTCTGTGTCCTCTTTTTTAAATTTTGCAGGTCCTTTTGAATGCTTGCCAGAACGTCTAGCTTTTGCAGACATGTAGCGTTCATGAAGAACTTGCTCCATTTCATTCTCTTGAAACTGTTTCCCCCTTGGGGTGATAACGTAAACCCCTTTTGAAAGAAGAAGACTTGCGAGGGCATGATCTTGAGTTACAACAAGATCATTTTTCTTCGAATGATTATGTATATAAAGATCAACTTCTTCAGGACTTGCATCTACCAAAATCCAGTGCCCAGGCTGGTCAGTGCTGCTTGCGTGAGCATAAGATGTGACAAATATGGGCTCAAAATCAAACATCCTGGAGAACTTAAAGATTTCTTCCTTTATCACTACAGGACAAGCATCTGCATCTACGAATACATTACCAATTAATTTTTCCATATACTTATGTTCTACTTTTACAGTGATTCTCCTTCATATGAGAGCATTTGCATAAAATTAGCATACTCAATTTATCACTATTTTTGACAAACTTATAAAATTTAATCACAATGTAATATTATAATAAAACTCTCTCGGTTTTACCAGTAAAATGATGAAAATAAAAAAGCGCAATCATTTGCGCTTTATTTATAAGACTTACCTTGGAACAAATTGTAGATCACATTTGCTGATTCTTCGACAGCCTTATTTGAGACCTCAACCACTCTGCATCCAATCTGATCAACGATTTTGTTAAAGTAGACAAGCTCGTGCTTGATTCTTTCCATGTTTGCGTAGTTCGCTTCAGAGTTTAAACCAAGCGCTTTTAAACGTTCTCTACGTATATCGTTTAATTTCTCAGGCGTTATCTTAAGACCGAAGCATTTGTTAGGTGAAACTTTAAACAATTCTTCTGGTGGTTCTACTTCTGGAACAATAGGTACATTCGCGACCTTTAAACGTTTATGTGCTAAGTATTGTGAAAGTGGTGTTTTTGAAGTTCTTGAAACACCGATTAAAACAACATCTGCTTTCAATATTCCTCTAGGATCTCTGCCATCGTCATATTTAACGGCAAACTCAATAGCTTCTACTTTTCGAAAGTAATCATCATCAAGTTTATGCACGACTCCGGGTTCATATCTCGGAACTTGATTCAGCCGAGATTGCAGCTGATTCATAATCGGACCCATGATGTCAACTGTAGGGATGTTGTACAACGCAGCCTGCTTAGCAACGTACTCGCTTATTTCAGGCACGACAAGTGTAAACGCAATGATCCCGTTGTGATCCTTCGCTAATGAGATGACTTCATCAATCGTCTCTTTATCTTCCACATAGGGAACTCTCTTAATCTCTATTCCGTTTGAATTAAATTGGCTCGCCGCCGCTTTAACAACCAACTCTGCCGTTTCTCCGACTGAATCGGATACGACATATACGATAGGACGTCCTGTCATGTTGGCCTCCCCATTCAATTATAGTAATTCGTCATGTGCTAGTTCTACAAAAGCTTTTGTAATATTCGTCTTCGTAATCCTTCCAACCACATCAAAGCCACTCTCATCCTCTGAGCGTTTAACTACCGGAAGACAATCGATTTGTTTCCGGATCAGAATGTGTGCGATATCTAGTAGAAAATCCTCTTTAAAGCAATATGTGATATTAGGCATTCTTGTCATAATAATGTTGATCGGGATACTGTTAATCTCTTGTTTTCCCATACTTGCTCTTAATAAGTCTTTTCGTGAAGCTACGCCAGCAAGATGTCCGTTCTTATTAATGATAAATAAAGTTCCAACATCCTCCAAAAACATCGTACAGATAGCTTCATAAACCGTCGCAGAATCTTGTACGACAACAGGCATCGATGTGAATTCAGCAACTTTAATCTTCTTTATTTTTTCCGTTAGGAGCTGAGAACCTGTCTTCCCCGTATAAAAATAACCGACTCTTGGCCTTGCATCTAAATAACCTGCCATCGTTAGAATAGCAAGATCAGGTCTGAGTGTTGCTCTTGTGAGATCTAGTTGATCTGCGATTTGTTCTCCTGTAATAGGTCCGTTATCTTTAACAATTTCAATGATTTTTTGCTGCCTCTTATTAAGTTCGATCGTGTACACCACCTTTTGCCGCATCCAATGTGTTATACTTATTCTCATTATTATAACCTATTTGTGTGAGAAAGCGAACTAAAAAAACTGTAAAGAATGAAAGCTTCACAGTTTTTCACGATAAATCATCTAATTGTTTCAGAAATTTCTTGGATTTAAGAAATACTCCTGAATATTCGTCCATGTAGGCGTCAAATAACATTCGAAGCTCCCTTTTCGTTTCTTTTTTTAAAGAAACGTTTCCGAGCCTAGCAAGATCTAGGTGATAGAACATATGGAGCAGCTTTACTGAACCTCTTGAAATCTGCATCCTGTAAGGATCTTTGTATGAACACCTTTCGCAGAGGAAACCTCCCTCTCTAATCGAGAAAGAAAAATCGCCTTCCGTTGAGTGACATGAAACACATTTACTTAGTTCAGGTACGATTCCGGATATTTTCATAATTTTCATTTCGAATAAAAAGGTTATAACCTCGGGATCTATACCATGATTGATATATTCTAAAGATTGTTTGATCCATCCGTAAAGGTCCGGTTTAAGATCACCCTCAGAAGTATTTCTATCTAATAGTTCTGCTAAATAAGCAGCATAAGCTGTCTTAACCAGATCTTCTCTTATTTTTCTAAAAGAGGATAACGCTTCACCTTGTTGTAAAGTTCCAAGCCCTCTACCTTTTTGAAAAACAAAAATTCCGTATGTAAAAAGTTGCGTAATGGAAGTAAAGCGGCTTTTGGGTTTTTTGGCTCCCCTTGCCATTACGCCTACTTTCCCAAATTCTTTTGTATACAAAGTGATGATCGTATTGGATTCACCATACGGAACGGTTTTAATGACGATTCCTTCCACTTTATAAAGCAAGGTAAATCACCACCCTCTCAATCAAGGAGGCACCGTAGTTACTTATTAATGAAATGGAGGTTCCTCAAGAGACTCTTCATAAGGAATAACTGCTGATAGTGCTGTTATTTCATGGTCTAGCTCTTTGTATAACAAATAGGTATCAATACTGCCCGTTTCACAGAATACTTTCCAAGTAAATTCTTTCATGTTGGACACACCTTTCTATTTGTTTTTTCTCCTGTAATAACTAGGTTCACCTTAATTGTTTATTTCATGTCAAGGAAATTTTAACAGTTTTTTACTTTAGATGTATTCGCCAAATTGAAAGTGGTTGATTTACATTCCGGATACTCGCTTTCCGCGGGGCGGGCGGTGAGCCCCCTCGCCGCTACGCGCCTTGAGGGGTCTCACCTGTCCCACTCGTCCCGCAGGAGTCTCGCATCCTGCATTCCAATCAACCATGCAATAATGACAAACTTAGAAATGCTTAAGTATAAACTTTAGTAAAAAATTAATACTCATCCTCGTTAAAACCGAACTCGGTTAGCTGCTTTTGGCGGTTTCTCCAGTCGTTTTGTACTTTTACGTACAATTCTAAGAAGACACGCGATCCTAAGAGCGTTTCGATGTCTGCTCTTGCTCTTTTACCGATCTCTTTTAGCATCTTTCCTTGTTTCCCGATAATGATTCCTTTTTGAGACGATCGTTCTACGATGATTGTTGCGTTCACAAACACGACGTTCTTTTCTTCTCGTTCTTTCATCTCTTCAATCACTACTGCAACGGAATGAGGAATTTCTTCACGAGTAAGGTGTAGAACTTTCTCGCGGATTAATTCTGCCGTTATAAAACGCTCCGGATGATCAGTTACTTGGTCTTCAGGGTAAAATTGCGGCCCCTCTTCCATGTAGGAAACGATCTGTTCTAGAAGTGTGTCCACATTGTTTCCGTTAAGTGCAGAGATCGGCACAACTTCAGCAACGTCTAATTTATTTCTATACATATCAATAAGCGGCAACAATTGATCAGGATGTACTTTATCGATTTTATTGATAACTAGAAAAACAGGATTCTTCACATTTTGAAGTCTGTCGATAATGAACTGATCACCACGGCCATACCCTTCTTCTGCATTTATAACGAACAGGATAAGGTCGACTTCATTTAACGTTTGCTGTGCCGTTCTTGTCATAAAATCGCCTAGCTTGTGCTTCGGTTTATGAATACCTGGTGTATCAATAAAGATGACTTGAGATTCTTCTGTTGTATAAACCGCTTGAATCTTATTTCTTGTTGTTTGAGGCTTGTCACTCATTATGGCGATTTTCTGTCCGATCACTTTGTTTAAGAGTGTGGATTTACCTACATTAGGTCTCCCGATAATCGTAACAAAACCAGATTTATAGCCTTCTTTAGTCATTTAGATCCTCCGGTGAAAATGCTCCAGGCAATAAATCTTTTACTAAGATCTCCTGTACATCACCTTTAAGGTTCGTTAGATAAACAGGCATTTCTGGCGGACATAATTCAGAGATAACTTGTCGGCATGCCCCACAAGGAGGTACAGGACGCTTCGTATCTGCTACAACTGCAATTGCACTGAACTTCGTGTCACCTTCTGTATACGCTTTAAATAACGCGGTACGTTCAGCACAGCACGTTAAACTGTACGCAGCGTTCTCAATATTCGCTCCGTTATATACTTTACCATCAGCCGTAAGAAGAGCTGCACCTACTTGAAACTTCGAGTAAGGTACGTAAGCCTTTTCACGTGCGATTTTCGCTTGATCCATCAATTGTTCTTTATTCATTACTCTTTCACCTTCTTAACAAAAATAGCTTCATACTATCTATCAGCGGTTCAATAAATAGCAGTATACCGATTATAACAGCAAATATTGAAAAAACCAAAACTGCACCTGCAGCAGCATCTTTTGCCTTCTTTGCGAGTGGGTGTTTATTCTCTGTTATAAGATCCACCGTACTCTCGATTGCAGTGTTTATAAGTTCAAGTGCTAATACGACTCCGATTACAATGAATAATAGGACAAATCTTTCTTTAGAAAAATCAAGTGCAATCGCGATAATAATCACGATTACACTCATAAAGGTGTGGATTTTAAAATTTTGTTCCGATTTAAAAGTTGCAATTATTCCTTTAAAAGCAAAGCCAAAACTTGAGAACAACTTTTTCCAATCGATCATCTTTTCAGACCATATTGCTCCAGAATCTCTTCTTGTCTGCCAAACATTCTTTTTTCATCTTCATCGTTCATATGATCATAACCTAACAAATGCAAGAAGCCGTGAACCGCAAGAAAACCCATCTCTCTGTCTAGAGAGTGTCCGTATTCTGCTGCTTGCTCCTTGGCAACATCAAGACAGATGATTATATCCCCTAAGAACCTTGTCTCTTCTCCACCGATGATCTCTGTCTCATCTTCACCCATTTCTTCCATAGCAAAAGAAATAACATCCGTCACACTATCTTTTTGTCTGTATTCTTTGTTTATTTCCTGAATTCGCTCTTTTGTCACGATCGTTACAGATACTTCCGCTTGACCTGTTTTCTCCATCTCTGCTGCTTTTTCAAGAACTTTGCTTAATAGCTCTTGAAATTCAGAGCTGTTTTCATCGATTTCGTTCAAATACTCTACATGTAGCATCATTGTTTTTCCACCTTTTTTGTTTCTTCTGGATACTCAATTCGGGAATGAAAAATTCCCTTTAACGTTTCTGTAAGCGTTTTTGCAACTATGTCTAATTCTTTTAGCGTAATATCACATTCATCGAACTGACCATCTTCTAGCCTGTCGTTAATAATTTTTCGAATGATTCCATCGATTTTAATTGGTGTAGGTTTTGACAGCGATCGAACTGCCGCTTCTACAGCATCAGAGATCCCGATGATCGCAACTTCTTTTGTTTGAGCTTTTGGGCCAGGATATCGGAAGTCTGATTCTGCTACTTCCTTGTCTGATAGTTGAGCTGCTTTATGATAAAAGAATTTTAACAGTGTTGTTCCATGGTGCTGTTCAGCGATATCGATAATCTCTTTCGGAATCTTTTCTGCCCTGAGCATATCAGCTCCATCATATGGGTGAGCTGTGATGATGGTCTTACTTAACTGTGGTGCTATCTTATCATGCGGGTTGTCCATATTCATCTGATTTTCAATAAAAAAATGCGGTCTTTTTGTTTTTCCCACATCGTGGTAATAGGATCCAACTCTAGCTAGTAGCCCATTAGCCCCTATAGACTCACATGCCGCTTCTGAAAGGTTGGCGACCATGATGCTATGATGATACGTCCCTGGGGCTTCCATGAGCACTTTTCTTAGAATAGGATGGTTAGGGTTTGAGAGCTCGATTAACTTTGTCACAGATAAAATGTTAAACGATGATTCTATGACCGGAAGAAGGCCTAGTGTTAACACAGCTGAAACAAAACCTGATATAGCTGCACAACCAAGATCTAAACCGATCTGCAGAGATGTAAATTTTCCGTTTTGCAGCAATAGGACACTCGCTACGGTTAGGATGGCTATAAAAGAAACGAAAAATCCAGCTTGCAAGATTTTCGAACGTTGTTGTGTCTTTCCTAAAAACACGATACCTGAAATACCGTTAAATAAAACATACATACTCATGATAAAGTTAAAATTTCCGGCTGTTTGTTCGTTGAAGATC contains:
- the era gene encoding GTPase Era; translated protein: MTKEGYKSGFVTIIGRPNVGKSTLLNKVIGQKIAIMSDKPQTTRNKIQAVYTTEESQVIFIDTPGIHKPKHKLGDFMTRTAQQTLNEVDLILFVINAEEGYGRGDQFIIDRLQNVKNPVFLVINKIDKVHPDQLLPLIDMYRNKLDVAEVVPISALNGNNVDTLLEQIVSYMEEGPQFYPEDQVTDHPERFITAELIREKVLHLTREEIPHSVAVVIEEMKEREEKNVVFVNATIIVERSSQKGIIIGKQGKMLKEIGKRARADIETLLGSRVFLELYVKVQNDWRNRQKQLTEFGFNEDEY
- a CDS encoding helix-turn-helix transcriptional regulator, whose amino-acid sequence is MRISITHWMRQKVVYTIELNKRQQKIIEIVKDNGPITGEQIADQLDLTRATLRPDLAILTMAGYLDARPRVGYFYTGKTGSQLLTEKIKKIKVAEFTSMPVVVQDSATVYEAICTMFLEDVGTLFIINKNGHLAGVASRKDLLRASMGKQEINSIPINIIMTRMPNITYCFKEDFLLDIAHILIRKQIDCLPVVKRSEDESGFDVVGRITKTNITKAFVELAHDELL
- a CDS encoding pyruvate, water dikinase regulatory protein yields the protein MTGRPIVYVVSDSVGETAELVVKAAASQFNSNGIEIKRVPYVEDKETIDEVISLAKDHNGIIAFTLVVPEISEYVAKQAALYNIPTVDIMGPIMNQLQSRLNQVPRYEPGVVHKLDDDYFRKVEAIEFAVKYDDGRDPRGILKADVVLIGVSRTSKTPLSQYLAHKRLKVANVPIVPEVEPPEELFKVSPNKCFGLKITPEKLNDIRRERLKALGLNSEANYANMERIKHELVYFNKIVDQIGCRVVEVSNKAVEESANVIYNLFQGKSYK
- the ybeY gene encoding rRNA maturation RNase YbeY, translated to MMLHVEYLNEIDENSSEFQELLSKVLEKAAEMEKTGQAEVSVTIVTKERIQEINKEYRQKDSVTDVISFAMEEMGEDETEIIGGEETRFLGDIIICLDVAKEQAAEYGHSLDREMGFLAVHGFLHLLGYDHMNDEDEKRMFGRQEEILEQYGLKR
- the recO gene encoding DNA repair protein RecO codes for the protein MLYKVEGIVIKTVPYGESNTIITLYTKEFGKVGVMARGAKKPKSRFTSITQLFTYGIFVFQKGRGLGTLQQGEALSSFRKIREDLVKTAYAAYLAELLDRNTSEGDLKPDLYGWIKQSLEYINHGIDPEVITFLFEMKIMKISGIVPELSKCVSCHSTEGDFSFSIREGGFLCERCSYKDPYRMQISRGSVKLLHMFYHLDLARLGNVSLKKETKRELRMLFDAYMDEYSGVFLKSKKFLKQLDDLS
- the dnaG gene encoding DNA primase; this translates as MERIPEDLIEKVRSSSDIVDVISDYVPLKKQGRNYFGLCPFHGEKSPSFSVSPEKQIYHCFGCGAGGNVFSFLMNIEGYSFIEAVTQLGKKSDIELPQIHQQNFSEKSSDEKKAMTEIHELLAKLYHHCLLHTKQGRPALEYLEKRGFTRESIERFQIGFAPDSWETASQFLQKRGMDLHIAEKVGLIGKRQSDGKPYDRFRNRVMFPIWDRTGAVVAFGGRVLDGKDEPKYLNSPESKIFQKGRTLYGLNLARAEMRQKQHAVIFEGYVDTIAAYRAGVTNGVASLGTSLTEDHAAILKRNVQSVTICYDSDRAGVEAAFRASEILTKQGCTVKISQMPDGMDPDDYISQFGNDSFLKDIIGASLTVMAFKIQYYRRGKNLRDEGERMIYIEEIIQEIARLPKAVERDHYLRQIASEFNLSLDALKQQQTQTFKQLQRSKDNGPKKRDNNFRIQTLLQKSLLPRNLNAERIVLAHMLKSEEAAFLIQEKLDSGFNVEEHNAIAAYLYAFYEEGNKPNVGLFMQRIDDDKLRKLASELAMLTISEELNEIELADYIRIISSYPLLREIQEKEKQQEDAIRRNEIKLAAQIAQEIMRMKRSLK
- a CDS encoding cytidine deaminase translates to MNKEQLMDQAKIAREKAYVPYSKFQVGAALLTADGKVYNGANIENAAYSLTCCAERTALFKAYTEGDTKFSAIAVVADTKRPVPPCGACRQVISELCPPEMPVYLTNLKGDVQEILVKDLLPGAFSPEDLND
- a CDS encoding diacylglycerol kinase family protein, giving the protein MIDWKKLFSSFGFAFKGIIATFKSEQNFKIHTFMSVIVIIIAIALDFSKERFVLLFIVIGVVLALELINTAIESTVDLITENKHPLAKKAKDAAAGAVLVFSIFAVIIGILLFIEPLIDSMKLFLLRR
- a CDS encoding YaiI/YqxD family protein, producing MEKLIGNVFVDADACPVVIKEEIFKFSRMFDFEPIFVTSYAHASSTDQPGHWILVDASPEEVDLYIHNHSKKNDLVVTQDHALASLLLSKGVYVITPRGKQFQENEMEQVLHERYMSAKARRSGKHSKGPAKFKKEDTERFCTVFCEILSNVEGK
- a CDS encoding YqzL family protein, producing the protein MKEFTWKVFCETGSIDTYLLYKELDHEITALSAVIPYEESLEEPPFH